From a single Cytophagales bacterium WSM2-2 genomic region:
- the sigZ gene encoding RNA polymerase sigma factor SigZ: METPGSSPISFFSNELKGFVYKRVKDKELANDIVQDVFLKVQSKIDQLHDYEKITGWIYKIAANTITDHFRQKSKVINAHDLEWESDHNVLNDCVLYCMNEMLLSLPEKYRQALELTELQNLSQTELASKLGISYSGAKSRVQRARQMLKNKMDENYKIKMDSYGNVTVCENRVPCKCAESFKEAC, from the coding sequence ATGGAAACACCCGGATCATCACCCATTAGTTTTTTCAGTAACGAACTCAAGGGCTTTGTTTACAAACGCGTAAAGGACAAGGAACTGGCGAACGATATTGTTCAAGACGTATTCCTGAAAGTCCAGAGTAAGATTGACCAATTACATGACTATGAAAAAATTACTGGTTGGATTTACAAGATTGCAGCAAACACAATCACCGATCATTTCAGGCAAAAATCAAAAGTCATCAACGCACATGACCTTGAGTGGGAAAGTGACCACAACGTCCTTAACGATTGCGTTTTGTATTGCATGAATGAAATGCTCTTATCCCTGCCCGAAAAATACCGTCAAGCTCTGGAATTGACCGAGCTACAGAACTTATCACAGACGGAATTAGCTTCGAAGTTGGGTATTTCATACTCGGGAGCAAAATCAAGAGTACAGCGCGCCCGTCAAATGCTTAAAAATAAAATGGACGAGAATTACAAAATCAAAATGGACTCGTACGGAAATGTAACGGTATGCGAAAACCGTGTGCCTTGTAAATGCGCTGAGAGCTTCAAAGAGGCCTGTTGA
- a CDS encoding transcriptional regulator: MGATKTEFFTDRQNTVATMIKALGHPARIAIVEYLMKVNECICGDIVNELPLSQPTVSQHLKELKTAGLIKGSIEGNAICYCIDEKAIVKLRDYFENISAKLEKKRECC; the protein is encoded by the coding sequence ATGGGAGCTACAAAGACAGAATTCTTCACTGACCGTCAGAATACAGTTGCAACAATGATCAAGGCGTTGGGTCACCCGGCCCGCATTGCCATTGTGGAATACCTGATGAAGGTCAATGAATGTATTTGCGGAGATATTGTCAATGAACTTCCGCTTTCGCAGCCAACGGTATCTCAACATCTGAAGGAACTGAAAACTGCCGGGCTCATCAAAGGAAGTATAGAAGGTAATGCTATCTGTTATTGTATTGATGAAAAGGCGATTGTTAAGCTTCGCGATTACTTTGAAAATATCTCTGCCAAGCTGGAGAAGAAGAGAGAATGTTGTTAA
- a CDS encoding glyoxalase/bleomycin resistance/dioxygenase family protein, whose product MHVSLYVSDIKKSVDFYSRFFRQPPVKVRPAYAKYVLENPSLIISFVENKERVQSNFGHLGFQVETPEELNSRLLEAKAEDLVQREEIGTNCCYAKQDKFWVNDPDNVQWEVYYFHADAEFNDPHYELKEASACCTVSSAEVKSGCGCNADVTEELSTRKVACC is encoded by the coding sequence ATGCATGTTAGCTTATATGTGAGCGACATCAAGAAATCAGTTGATTTTTATTCCAGGTTTTTCCGACAACCACCTGTAAAAGTACGCCCCGCATATGCGAAGTATGTTTTAGAGAATCCTTCCCTGATAATCTCCTTTGTTGAAAACAAAGAGCGCGTTCAGTCGAATTTTGGCCATCTGGGCTTCCAGGTAGAAACGCCTGAAGAATTGAACTCAAGGCTTTTAGAAGCTAAAGCAGAGGACCTTGTACAACGTGAAGAAATTGGAACGAATTGCTGCTATGCAAAACAGGACAAATTCTGGGTCAATGACCCGGACAATGTTCAATGGGAAGTGTATTACTTTCACGCGGATGCAGAGTTTAATGACCCACACTACGAATTGAAAGAAGCATCTGCCTGCTGTACCGTTTCATCAGCGGAAGTGAAATCGGGTTGTGGTTGCAATGCAGATGTTACAGAAGAACTATCAACTCGAAAGGTTGCATGCTGCTAG
- a CDS encoding phosphinothricin N-acetyltransferase: MLLAMKIHPLLEQHYKAVADIYTEGINTGNATFETGAVDWSTWDKNHLSHSRLIAQEEDKVIGWAAISPVSGRCVYGGVAEVSVYVRQDHRGKGVGKALLLELIRQSEANGIWTLQSGIFPENASSIKIHEQCGFRIVGYREKVGKMNGIWRNTVLLEKRSAVAGI, translated from the coding sequence ATGCTGCTAGCGATGAAAATACACCCACTCCTTGAACAACATTACAAGGCGGTGGCCGATATTTATACCGAAGGCATAAATACAGGTAATGCTACATTTGAAACTGGTGCTGTCGATTGGAGTACATGGGACAAAAACCATTTGTCACACAGCCGATTGATAGCCCAGGAAGAAGATAAGGTCATTGGTTGGGCTGCAATTTCTCCGGTAAGCGGCAGGTGTGTTTATGGTGGAGTCGCAGAAGTAAGTGTTTATGTGAGGCAAGATCACCGGGGCAAAGGAGTGGGCAAAGCACTGTTGTTGGAACTGATTCGTCAAAGCGAAGCCAACGGAATCTGGACACTTCAGTCGGGAATATTTCCCGAAAACGCGTCAAGCATAAAAATTCATGAGCAATGCGGGTTTCGCATTGTAGGCTACCGGGAGAAGGTGGGAAAAATGAATGGCATCTGGAGAAACACTGTTTTACTTGAAAAACGAAGTGCGGTAGCAGGCATTTGA
- a CDS encoding protein-tyrosine-phosphatase gives MKRILVLCTGNSCRSQLAEGYLRHFAGDKAEIYSAGIETHGVNPRAIETMKEDGIDISGHTSNNIDEYRDKDFDFVITVCDNARERCPVFPTKAKQFHHDFPDPAKAKGTDEEIKSQFRKVRMMIRQYCSDFVRQNIDSSV, from the coding sequence ATGAAGAGAATACTTGTATTATGCACGGGCAACAGTTGTCGGAGCCAATTAGCCGAAGGATACCTGCGACACTTTGCCGGTGATAAAGCTGAAATTTACAGTGCAGGAATTGAAACGCATGGCGTAAACCCACGGGCTATCGAAACGATGAAGGAAGATGGAATTGATATATCCGGACACACATCAAACAATATTGACGAATATCGTGACAAGGATTTTGATTTTGTAATTACTGTCTGTGATAATGCCCGGGAACGGTGCCCTGTCTTCCCGACAAAAGCCAAACAATTTCATCATGACTTCCCTGATCCCGCAAAGGCTAAGGGAACAGACGAAGAGATCAAATCACAATTCAGGAAAGTTAGGATGATGATAAGACAGTATTGCAGCGATTTTGTTCGACAAAACATTGATAGTTCTGTTTAG
- a CDS encoding membrane protein yields the protein MKNTMIYLTLALLTGALIPIQASTNAAFSKSTGNPLVTGLMVFVVGLAAMAVLAVTMRVNWPTLQQLSSAPVYGYLGGIIVATYVVMITILVPRIGVGTAIGLIVTGQILCAVAIDHFGLFSVQVRSIDLGRLAGIILMIIGVYFVMRK from the coding sequence ATGAAGAATACAATGATCTATCTCACACTTGCTTTGCTTACGGGTGCACTTATTCCTATCCAGGCATCAACCAACGCAGCATTCAGTAAAAGTACCGGTAACCCATTAGTTACAGGCCTTATGGTTTTCGTTGTCGGGCTTGCCGCAATGGCCGTCTTAGCCGTGACCATGAGAGTAAACTGGCCAACCTTACAGCAACTTTCATCAGCTCCGGTGTATGGTTACCTGGGAGGAATAATAGTGGCCACTTACGTAGTCATGATCACGATTCTGGTTCCGCGCATTGGCGTGGGGACTGCCATTGGCTTGATTGTCACCGGGCAAATCCTCTGTGCTGTTGCAATCGATCACTTCGGTTTGTTTAGTGTACAAGTCCGCTCTATTGATCTTGGTCGGCTGGCGGGTATCATCCTGATGATTATAGGCGTCTACTTTGTCATGAGAAAATAA
- a CDS encoding aspartate aminotransferase family protein — translation MSGIQNEMFKELESKEIFELAKQFAYKYQEGVRARNVYPTADALRDLKNFEEDLPVKPSKASDVIRQLEKYGAPATTTILGGRYYGFVNGGAVPAGLAAKWMADFWDQNAAMQVISPIASKLEVVVERWLRELLGLPASTVAGFVSGSFSAIFCGLVAARYRILKRQNWDVGEKGLMNAPPIRVVTSVQTHSTVLKAIALIGLGRENIEMIDVDDQGRIIPEKIPALDDKTILILQAGNVNSGCFEDFERICVMANKANAWVHVDGAFGLWASAVASLKHLTKGMELASSWSVDGHKALNTPYDCGIILCADGEALVSALHMSGSYIVLGDERDGMFYTPEMSRRARVIELWAVMKYLGKAGIDEMLVGLCQRARQFADELKTHGFEILNEVVFNQVLVYYKNDEATMEILKDVQEQRVCWCGGSSWHGKKVIRLSVCSWATTPEDISLSVKSFVVAKDRL, via the coding sequence ATGTCAGGCATTCAAAATGAAATGTTCAAAGAACTCGAATCGAAGGAGATATTTGAACTGGCTAAACAATTTGCTTACAAGTACCAGGAAGGTGTAAGGGCGCGGAACGTCTATCCTACTGCTGACGCGCTTAGAGATTTGAAGAATTTCGAGGAAGATCTGCCTGTTAAACCGTCCAAAGCAAGCGATGTTATTAGGCAATTGGAGAAATACGGTGCACCGGCAACAACAACTATCCTCGGAGGTAGATATTACGGCTTTGTTAACGGAGGAGCAGTTCCCGCAGGCTTAGCTGCCAAATGGATGGCCGACTTTTGGGATCAGAATGCAGCGATGCAAGTGATCTCTCCGATTGCTTCAAAGCTAGAAGTGGTAGTTGAACGCTGGCTTCGAGAGTTACTCGGGCTTCCGGCTTCAACTGTAGCAGGATTTGTCAGTGGCTCGTTCTCGGCCATTTTTTGTGGGCTGGTGGCGGCACGCTATAGAATATTGAAACGGCAAAACTGGGACGTGGGTGAAAAAGGATTGATGAATGCACCTCCAATTCGCGTAGTTACTAGTGTACAAACACACTCCACGGTTTTGAAAGCGATTGCATTGATCGGCCTTGGAAGAGAAAACATTGAAATGATAGACGTGGATGACCAGGGAAGAATTATACCTGAAAAGATTCCCGCACTCGATGACAAGACTATCCTCATTCTGCAGGCAGGCAATGTAAACTCCGGATGCTTTGAAGATTTTGAAAGGATTTGTGTTATGGCAAATAAAGCGAATGCCTGGGTCCATGTCGATGGAGCCTTCGGGCTGTGGGCAAGCGCTGTCGCTTCATTAAAACATCTGACTAAAGGAATGGAGCTTGCAAGCTCCTGGTCTGTCGATGGGCACAAGGCACTCAACACTCCTTACGATTGTGGTATCATTCTTTGTGCCGATGGTGAGGCACTGGTATCAGCTCTTCACATGAGTGGCAGTTATATCGTATTGGGTGACGAACGCGATGGAATGTTCTATACACCGGAAATGTCGAGACGCGCGCGTGTGATTGAACTTTGGGCCGTTATGAAATATTTGGGCAAAGCAGGTATTGATGAAATGCTTGTTGGGTTATGTCAACGGGCCAGGCAGTTTGCTGACGAACTCAAAACTCATGGTTTTGAAATCCTCAACGAAGTTGTATTTAACCAGGTATTAGTATACTATAAGAATGACGAAGCCACTATGGAGATTTTGAAGGACGTACAAGAACAACGTGTATGCTGGTGTGGTGGTTCTTCCTGGCATGGCAAAAAAGTAATTCGTCTAAGCGTTTGCTCCTGGGCAACAACCCCAGAAGATATTTCGCTTAGTGTAAAATCGTTTGTGGTAGCAAAAGATCGACTTTAG
- a CDS encoding RNA polymerase sigma factor RpoD, which translates to MSMRQLKISKQITNRESQSLDKYLTEIAKVELITAEQEVELARRIREGDEIALQKLAKANLRFVVSVAKQYQNHGMTLGDLINEGNVGLIRAASRFDETRGFKFISYAVWWIRQAIMQALAEQSRLVRLPLNRVSSLSKIAKASAALEQKFEREPSAEELAGVLEMSASEIEDNKLLASRSISVDAPFVQGEDNSLLDTLADNSQETPDQNLMNGSLKKEIARSLATLTHRESEIMICYFGLNGSDAMTLEEIGSKFALTRERVRQIKEKATRKLRNNMRSNLLKSYL; encoded by the coding sequence ATGAGTATGAGGCAGCTTAAGATCAGTAAGCAAATAACTAATCGTGAAAGTCAATCGCTTGATAAATACCTGACGGAAATCGCCAAGGTGGAGCTTATCACAGCGGAACAAGAAGTGGAATTAGCCAGGAGAATAAGGGAAGGTGATGAAATTGCTTTGCAAAAATTAGCAAAGGCCAATCTGCGATTCGTGGTTTCGGTTGCCAAGCAATATCAAAATCACGGAATGACGCTGGGAGATCTTATCAATGAAGGAAATGTAGGGCTCATCAGAGCGGCTTCCCGTTTTGACGAAACCCGTGGCTTCAAATTTATCTCGTATGCCGTGTGGTGGATACGCCAGGCTATCATGCAGGCGTTGGCCGAGCAATCACGCCTGGTTCGGTTGCCGCTCAATCGCGTATCTTCTCTAAGCAAAATAGCAAAAGCTTCTGCTGCACTCGAGCAGAAATTTGAACGAGAGCCTTCTGCAGAAGAATTGGCCGGTGTTTTGGAAATGAGCGCCAGTGAAATAGAAGACAATAAACTTTTGGCTTCGCGGTCTATATCTGTTGATGCTCCTTTTGTACAAGGTGAAGACAATTCACTGCTCGATACCCTTGCTGACAATAGCCAGGAAACACCGGATCAGAACTTAATGAATGGTTCCCTCAAAAAGGAAATCGCTCGTTCACTCGCAACACTTACCCACCGGGAATCAGAGATTATGATTTGCTACTTTGGGCTGAACGGGTCAGACGCGATGACATTAGAAGAAATCGGCAGCAAGTTTGCACTCACTCGTGAGCGAGTACGTCAGATCAAAGAAAAGGCTACCCGTAAACTGCGAAACAACATGCGAAGCAACCTGCTCAAGTCCTACCTTTAG
- a CDS encoding fatty acid desaturase, with protein sequence MVNENVSFFSALKEKVDYYFLENRLSQTGERRLYLKSAFQISTALSTYIALVFLSPPWWVSIFLCLLLGINLAVLGFNVMHEGGHQSFSKYQWLNSLAGYSLNALGGNIYFWKVKHNINHHTFTNIAGIDSDIDVQPFMRLHPNQPLTGIHRYQHIYGGLLYGISYLAWVFYEDFVKYFRNRIALHMKPMSMSLKEHFVFWLTKIVYVTVFLVIPVIFTGWLNTMIGFFMITFVTGLFISIVFQLAHVVEVTEFPSEKKIVKDWAVHQVSTTSNFATTNKVICWLLGGLNFQIEHHLFPKISHIHYPQISKLVKETCKEFNVTYNEYASMFDAIISHISYLRKMGTTL encoded by the coding sequence GTGGTCAATGAAAATGTGTCTTTTTTTAGTGCACTTAAAGAAAAAGTTGACTACTATTTTCTTGAAAACCGTCTTTCTCAAACCGGAGAGCGCAGGCTTTATTTGAAAAGCGCATTCCAGATTTCGACAGCGCTATCGACCTACATCGCTTTGGTTTTTCTCTCACCACCGTGGTGGGTTTCTATTTTCTTATGCCTCCTGCTGGGTATTAATCTTGCAGTTCTTGGCTTCAATGTCATGCATGAAGGCGGGCATCAGAGTTTCTCCAAATATCAGTGGCTAAACTCGCTGGCTGGTTATAGTTTGAATGCATTGGGTGGGAATATCTATTTCTGGAAAGTCAAGCACAATATCAATCACCACACTTTCACAAACATTGCAGGCATTGATTCGGATATTGACGTACAGCCATTTATGCGCCTTCATCCCAACCAGCCTTTGACAGGTATTCATCGGTACCAGCACATTTACGGGGGCCTGCTTTACGGCATCTCGTATCTCGCCTGGGTTTTCTATGAAGACTTCGTCAAATACTTTCGCAACAGAATCGCTTTGCATATGAAGCCGATGTCAATGTCACTAAAGGAGCACTTTGTTTTCTGGCTTACGAAGATTGTCTATGTTACCGTATTCCTGGTCATCCCCGTAATTTTTACAGGATGGCTAAATACGATGATCGGATTCTTCATGATTACCTTTGTAACTGGCCTCTTCATCAGTATTGTTTTTCAACTCGCCCACGTAGTAGAGGTGACAGAATTTCCCTCTGAAAAAAAGATTGTAAAAGATTGGGCCGTGCACCAGGTCAGTACCACTTCAAACTTCGCCACCACCAATAAGGTCATCTGTTGGCTGCTGGGCGGACTCAACTTTCAGATTGAACACCATCTCTTTCCAAAGATCAGCCACATTCATTATCCGCAAATAAGCAAGCTGGTTAAAGAGACATGCAAAGAATTCAATGTGACCTACAACGAGTACGCTTCCATGTTTGATGCCATCATTTCTCATATCTCGTACCTCCGCAAAATGGGTACGACTTTATAA
- the cspC gene encoding cold-shock protein yields MKEGKVKFFNSTKGFGFITPDDGTADVFVHESGLSSKIKDNDRVQFETERGRKGINAVRVQVIK; encoded by the coding sequence ATGAAAGAAGGAAAGGTAAAATTCTTTAACTCCACAAAAGGATTTGGATTCATCACACCTGATGACGGAACTGCAGACGTTTTTGTTCACGAGTCTGGCTTGTCGAGCAAAATAAAGGACAACGATCGTGTTCAGTTTGAAACTGAACGTGGCCGTAAAGGCATCAACGCGGTACGCGTGCAGGTGATCAAGTAA
- a CDS encoding helix-turn-helix transcriptional regulator has protein sequence MTFLKQLFRNSQHIILYAALMGGMVFILKWLQWKYLITDNSSDIYIALIALLFTFLGVWLANQTAKTKMQTVVVEKEVYLDTNCLVINETELKKLSLSNREYEVLLLLMKGHSNAAIAESLFLSLSTVKTHVSNLLVKMDVKSRTQAIEKARRLRIAP, from the coding sequence ATGACTTTTCTAAAACAGCTATTCCGGAATTCACAGCATATTATTCTCTATGCCGCCTTGATGGGGGGAATGGTATTCATTTTGAAATGGCTGCAATGGAAGTATTTAATAACAGATAATTCCTCAGACATTTATATTGCACTGATAGCGCTCCTGTTCACATTCCTGGGCGTTTGGTTGGCCAATCAGACTGCCAAGACCAAAATGCAAACCGTAGTGGTGGAAAAAGAAGTCTATCTGGATACGAACTGCCTTGTCATCAACGAAACTGAGCTTAAAAAGCTGAGTCTGAGCAACCGTGAATACGAAGTTCTGCTATTGTTAATGAAAGGGCATAGCAATGCGGCAATTGCGGAAAGCCTGTTCCTTTCCCTGAGCACTGTAAAGACCCATGTATCAAATCTGCTGGTAAAAATGGATGTGAAAAGCCGTACGCAAGCGATCGAAAAGGCTCGGCGATTGAGAATTGCACCTTAG
- a CDS encoding RidA family protein produces MSRKNFNTSKVPRMSELFPQAVIADNLVYLSGMPGLDKTTGKVVSDDFEAQARQAFLNIKTVLEEAGSSMPKIIKTTVFMVTGNDFSVLNKVYQEFFPENPPARSAPQVMPFPAGILISVECIAQL; encoded by the coding sequence ATGAGCAGAAAGAATTTCAATACTTCGAAAGTACCTCGCATGAGCGAATTATTTCCTCAAGCCGTAATTGCCGACAACCTGGTTTATCTTTCTGGTATGCCTGGATTGGACAAGACAACGGGAAAAGTAGTGAGCGATGATTTTGAAGCACAGGCAAGACAAGCCTTCCTGAATATAAAGACTGTTTTAGAAGAAGCCGGGAGCAGTATGCCAAAAATCATAAAGACGACAGTGTTCATGGTTACAGGTAATGATTTCAGTGTCCTGAATAAAGTGTATCAAGAGTTCTTTCCTGAGAATCCTCCGGCCCGCAGTGCGCCTCAAGTAATGCCATTTCCCGCGGGAATTCTTATTTCGGTGGAATGTATTGCACAGCTGTAA
- a CDS encoding cellobiose phosphorylase, whose translation MIAVFRNSLAVFAFLTLVYSCAPRNPYNHGYVSDKVKKQSQFDLIKEKKAGKFDLPPSIKTEDGLTEDEAVAIALWNNAQFQADIIALKFAQADLTEAGQMQNPTLRYLSPGGGIVAQVISYIYVDAMVQRPFRVAAAKRDAKKVADNLVQRTFTLIRDVQSAYADLKLAREKIQLLKQSTGVRSQIARLSLSRLRNGDISELEATTSQIDSVSALENFLRLAQDTIIMKNRFNNLLGFNNPDSLVRLQAEAVSAKPTVTKSELLDLAYVNSPELQGALAAIDAGGKRLGWERSRVLAFSAVLNGQNFANTPSQDKSWPGTFDIGAQIEIPVFNRNRGRILRAKAEMEQAAFQYIALRQKIAADISEGYERYNVALKAYQLWNTGVVPQLEQAVKQSQDNYNTGDISYLPVLETTRTLLDAQVRKVELDTELRKSVAQLNFRIGKKVLTN comes from the coding sequence TTGATTGCTGTGTTTCGAAACTCGCTTGCTGTTTTTGCATTCCTGACCCTGGTTTACTCATGTGCCCCCAGGAATCCATACAATCATGGATACGTATCTGATAAGGTAAAAAAGCAGTCGCAATTTGACTTGATCAAGGAGAAGAAGGCGGGCAAGTTTGATTTGCCTCCTTCCATAAAAACAGAAGATGGTCTTACGGAAGATGAAGCTGTTGCTATCGCACTTTGGAACAACGCACAATTCCAGGCGGATATAATCGCGTTGAAGTTTGCACAGGCAGATTTGACGGAAGCCGGCCAGATGCAAAATCCAACCCTTCGCTACCTGTCACCAGGCGGTGGCATTGTAGCGCAAGTGATCTCTTATATATATGTCGATGCCATGGTACAGCGGCCGTTTCGTGTAGCGGCTGCAAAACGGGATGCCAAAAAAGTGGCTGACAATCTGGTTCAACGAACATTCACATTGATCCGTGATGTACAGTCGGCCTATGCCGATCTGAAACTTGCCCGCGAAAAAATCCAGCTCCTCAAACAAAGCACAGGAGTGCGTTCACAGATCGCCCGGCTTTCTTTATCAAGACTCCGCAACGGTGACATCAGCGAGCTTGAAGCTACCACCTCACAAATAGATTCTGTCAGCGCGCTTGAGAATTTTCTCAGGCTGGCGCAGGATACAATCATCATGAAGAATCGTTTCAACAATTTATTGGGCTTCAACAACCCCGATTCGCTTGTTCGTCTTCAGGCTGAAGCTGTTTCTGCAAAACCCACTGTCACCAAATCGGAGTTACTCGATCTCGCTTATGTCAACAGTCCCGAATTGCAGGGAGCGTTGGCGGCTATCGATGCCGGGGGAAAGAGGTTAGGTTGGGAGCGCTCACGAGTGCTTGCATTCTCTGCCGTTCTCAACGGGCAAAACTTCGCCAACACGCCATCTCAAGACAAATCGTGGCCCGGCACCTTCGATATCGGAGCACAGATCGAGATCCCGGTTTTCAATCGCAATAGAGGTCGCATACTTCGCGCCAAAGCAGAAATGGAGCAGGCGGCTTTCCAATACATTGCACTGCGTCAAAAAATAGCAGCCGACATTTCCGAAGGCTATGAACGCTACAACGTGGCATTGAAAGCATACCAACTCTGGAATACGGGTGTGGTACCGCAGCTTGAGCAAGCGGTGAAACAATCACAGGACAATTACAACACAGGCGACATTTCTTACCTGCCCGTGCTCGAAACTACTCGCACATTGCTCGATGCGCAGGTGCGTAAAGTCGAGTTAGATACGGAATTGCGTAAGAGCGTTGCCCAACTGAATTTCAGAATAGGAAAAAAAGTCTTAACGAATTGA
- a CDS encoding MexE family multidrug efflux RND transporter periplasmic adaptor subunit: protein MLLAGFALSCSKKAEEKKASPSKVENPVKESELTTVKLTDQAVERLGIKTVEIEQKSVSNSRTYSGEVIAVPGQSIALLAPVTGTVLAPANGILPMPGSIVRKGQLLYRLLILPSEKDLLGAQEDASLKKVQYEVSKEKLKRAEQMLKDKSGSLRAKQEAEAEFANITAALRVAEARVELMKGKTGAEVSDKLSTLNVESSIDGIVQKVYVGTSQVVTANAPVIDVASVSPVWIRVPVYAGDLGSINTSGSATARDLSDINGASGVSAKPVNGPRTADPLTTSADVFYELPNLEGKFRPGQKISITVSLKSAKSSLVIPFSAIVYDIQGGTWVYENPSPTVFVRKRVEIENTENNLAILSRGPAAGTKVVIEGVAELFGVEFGGAK from the coding sequence ATGTTGCTCGCTGGTTTTGCGTTGAGCTGCTCGAAAAAAGCCGAAGAGAAAAAGGCATCGCCATCTAAGGTAGAAAACCCGGTAAAGGAATCCGAGCTCACCACAGTTAAGCTCACAGACCAGGCCGTAGAACGTTTGGGAATAAAGACAGTAGAGATAGAACAAAAGAGTGTTTCCAATTCACGCACTTACAGTGGTGAGGTGATAGCGGTACCCGGACAATCCATTGCATTGCTTGCCCCGGTTACAGGAACAGTACTCGCCCCAGCCAATGGTATACTTCCAATGCCGGGCTCTATCGTACGCAAAGGGCAATTACTTTATCGCTTGCTCATTCTTCCTTCCGAAAAAGATTTATTGGGCGCGCAAGAAGATGCATCACTAAAGAAAGTACAGTACGAAGTATCAAAAGAAAAACTAAAGCGCGCGGAGCAAATGCTCAAGGACAAATCCGGAAGCTTGCGTGCAAAGCAGGAAGCTGAAGCGGAATTTGCAAACATCACCGCAGCGCTAAGGGTTGCGGAAGCCCGGGTTGAATTGATGAAAGGAAAAACAGGAGCAGAGGTCTCGGATAAGCTTTCCACGTTAAATGTAGAGTCATCCATTGATGGGATAGTTCAGAAAGTTTATGTAGGTACTTCGCAAGTTGTTACTGCTAATGCACCAGTGATAGATGTAGCATCTGTCTCGCCGGTTTGGATCCGCGTGCCGGTGTATGCAGGCGATCTCGGATCAATCAATACATCAGGCAGTGCAACAGCAAGAGATCTTTCCGATATCAACGGTGCTTCAGGTGTATCTGCAAAACCGGTGAATGGTCCGCGAACAGCTGACCCCCTGACAACTTCAGCTGATGTATTCTACGAACTACCCAATCTCGAAGGAAAATTCAGGCCGGGACAGAAGATCAGCATCACCGTGTCACTGAAGTCTGCCAAGTCATCATTGGTCATCCCTTTCTCTGCTATCGTCTATGATATTCAGGGCGGTACCTGGGTTTATGAAAATCCTTCGCCAACTGTTTTTGTTAGGAAGCGTGTGGAGATTGAAAATACGGAGAACAACCTGGCGATTTTATCCCGTGGACCTGCTGCAGGCACTAAAGTGGTAATCGAAGGGGTGGCAGAATTGTTTGGCGTTGAATTCGGAGGGGCGAAGTGA